Genomic DNA from Salvia miltiorrhiza cultivar Shanhuang (shh) chromosome 1, IMPLAD_Smil_shh, whole genome shotgun sequence:
GGGCATACCGCCATCGCGCCACATATCTAAGGTCAAGGTCGAGCATTTGTTGTCATCTACTCTTAATCGTGCAGGCGGCGAGGAGGTTAATCCTCCTTCGATGTGGCGTTACACCGGGCACGGACTTGAAAGCCGGAGCAAGCGGTGAACGCTGGAATGGCGGCGCGCTCTTGGAGGCGTCACGGCAACCTCCAGAACGGCTTTGAGCCGCGGCGACCGGCAACGAATTCGCAAGCCGCGGTGCTGATGCTGATTTGGGTGGCAAATGGCTATGGGGGTGGGGGTTCAGGGTGTTTGGGGTAGGAGTAggtgttttttaatttttttgtaaattaatttattactaacaagattattaaaaaataaaataatgacaTGTCATATCTTATTGCCATGCGTCATAAGTGTTTGTCATGTAATATGGTCGGATTATTCCACCGTGACATTAAGAAAAAATTTATAGTTTATGAATTCCTACgtctagggatggcaacgggccggatctggaccgggtctggccaataccagatccagatccgttttcatataccagatccagatccagatccagatccgcggatctgaaaattttggatccagatccagatccgtcagatccgcgggtccacgggtccagatccatggatctactatttttaaattaaattaaaaaaaattcacaaaatcaacaacatctaatttccatcataaaaaatataacacaacatacgtttatctaattacttttagtttttattcttttgaatataatttatttattatttttaatttagttaatattattagtaaactaaatataaaatataaaatatatatatatatatatatatatataaaataaaacggatccatgggtcggatctgggccggatccggatctaaaattttaagatccagatccagatccgttttcaaaactgagatccagatccagatccagatccgtcgggtccaaaaatttgagatccagatccgtaaaaacggatctggatccacggatctggaccgggtccaagatccactgccatccctacctACGTCAAATTGAAAGGTCGTGAGAAAGTCGCAAAAAAACCGAAACCTTTtgaatttataggcaattaaccccCTTTTTTTATTGTATCTCTTTATTATATCTAgtattttaatatatagtatataatatcattattatattaaatttgtaTTTCAAGAAATTGACATAACCCTATTTTGtgttttgaaaatttaaatcgACAAAAAAATTCCCTACTGTACCTCATTGCACATATTTTGAAGCTCAGTAATAATGTTTGGTTGAAACTAATTTTTATGGTGTAGTGGTGGATGATCTGCTGTGGAATTCGATGAAGAAGATAAAACTAATTATAGAACGAAAGAGACGAGAGGCAATGCCGTTTTGGTGATCGATGTACATTATGTTGGGGGCTCCTCTTGATTGGCTTGACAATGTACTATGCCGACAACGGAGATTAACGTCGTCGGCCCTCGACACCACTCCGGCAGCTCACAACAGTCGAAGCTACAAAGGAAGAAGTATAATTTATGTATGTTTTGGCGGATCCGGGAATTTTAAATTGAgggtgcaaaaaaaaaatcttataaaTATAAGGttacgtttactttgatggataaatttatccatggaaaaatgatgaataacacaaatttatgcctttgaatgtctcatttattttataacatttgacacaaaagagattcttaccatttttccttccttattttcacttcaaggatgaataatattatcacaccaaaaatggatggataatattattcatccttgaagtgaaaataaggaaggaaaaatgtttttgtgtcaaatgttggaaaaggaatgagacatttaaagacataaatttatGTTATCCATCATTTATGTGTATTTTGGCGGATTCAGGAATTTTAATTTGAgggtgcaaaaaaaaaattcataaacataaatataaaaaatatttaatgttaaaaatAGTACATCCCAAAAGTATTGTTAAAAATTTGAAAACGTTGTGGAGCTATACTGTGCGATGTTattctgatttttcttttttcaaactTTCGCTGCATTTCAAAATCCCATGGTTCTGATTAATTGATAATTTGTGTTAACGGTGGGCTTCAGGTAAAATAAGAAATGATgttgttctatttttttttttttttcaaactttCGCTGCATTCCAAAATCCCATGGTTCGAATTTGTGCAAATTCTTTTAATCAagggttaattgtagtttatggtCCGAACTTTGGAGTTATTTGTAAATATggcccgaactttaaaaaatataaaaaaatagcctAAACTTTGAAATCATTTGCAAAAATTGCCTGAactttgaaaaatacaaaagaataacctgaactttgaaatcatttgtaaaaatagcctgaactttggagtcatttaaaaaaatggcattaactttaaaaaatacaaaaaaatggcatgaactttgaagtcatttgtaaaaacgGTACGAACtttattaatacaaaaaatgactcaatttttttttatcaaatgtataaaaatgGCATGAGCTTACACTTTCGGAATCGAATTATGACAACGTGGAAAGTTCGACATTGacgtgaaaattataaattcacttggaatatttataataaagtatgataATTAATCTCTTATCATAAGAATTTTAATCTCGTACAAATAATTTTTCTCTCGTAAAATATTATTGACAAtacgaattttttaaacttcgagtacataaaattcatattacgCACAGATAGAGAATTTTCACATACTTTTCAGGTCATTTTAGATTTTGTATTTATGAAAGATCGAgtcattttagatttttttaaattcaggtcatttttacaaatcttcataattcaaattattttttgtatttcttttaaaGTTCAGacaatttttacaaattttcaaaattcaaattatttttgtattttttttagattcgtgttatttttacaaatgactttaaagtttggctatttttacaaatgacttcaaagttcatgtcattttttgtattttttaaagttcatgtcatttttacaaatgacttaaAGTTCAAGCCATTTTTATAAATAACTACAAAGTTCATGCtatttttctgtatttttaaagttcgagtcatttttacaaatgaattcaaagttcaggctatttttttatattttttaaaattcgggCTATATTTACAAATGGCTCAAAAGTTCGggccataaactacaattaaccctttaattaattaagaattgtGTTGATGGTGGGCTTCAGGATCGTAAAACAAAAAGATAATGAGATGATGGGCTTTGCTTTAAATTGGGCCAATAGAATTTAGGATTTTTAAATTAGATTTTTGCTTTGATCTGGGTTACATTTTTAATTGAGGCTGCATATttttaactcaaaataatttatatataaataataatactactaatttttatttttattttttgtggggGGATGCAGCTGCACCCCCATGTTCTACATTGAATCCGCCAGTGTTTTCAGCCAAATGGTAAAATGGTTTATGCCTAAGATCAAACGTCTTAAATTTGAATACATTGTTATgctgtttttaaatttttttatttaatattttgttaATCTAAAAAAAACTCATAGAAAATTGCAAGGGCTCGAAAGAAAAAGTCAATAAATGAGACTTTTGGAGTGGGCTGAGACCAACTTAACGTTGGGCCTACACAATCCCAACACAAGACCAACTTAATGGGTTGGTTTTCACGAcaactatatttttttgttagaaTGCTGCACTGAATTTATAAGTAGTGCATTCGCTCAAAATTAAGTGCagtaaaataattgaattttcgACTTTCATGGGATTCGGATAATTCATCCATATATCAAGGTGATCATGTATTTAATGTAAGTTTTCGCGATCAAAatgtttaaaaataattttcaaattgtCAATTTAAATAAGAGTTCTTATTTAAATCTCCTAttgtatattaattaaatattaacttAATTATAATATGTCTTTTCATCCACgaaaattgtgattttttttttcttttatcatttttatccgTACAAAATAAGTAATGATGTTTTCATTTTGGTGTGCACTTACCCTCGTGCTTTCAATCACCTTCACACTCGGTATTTGCAAAAAAATCTATCTCAAAAACCATGCATCAACTTTCTAACAAAAATCAACTTTGGTGGTCCATTTCTCTTGTTTTTATATATCTCCCAACCATTGATTAAAACTTATTGAAAGATGATAAACTGCACATATGAATACTGTGAAGTAGACAGAAGAATCATGTACCGTAGAACGAGGTCACTACTTTCAAAATGGTGCCCACCAAGTGTTTGATTAAATTCGTAAAAGAATTCTAGCTGTAGTTCTGGTTTCTGTACGCTCACTTGGTGTTTGTCAAAATTCTTAGCCCAAAACAAAGCTGGATACAAGGAAAGTTGAGAGGAGAAACAAAGCACTGCTCTAAAAAATAGATATTCATgagttttattttcaaaattgcatAGTTTGCACATTTTGCTTAGACTTAGGTACTCCAATCTATCCACTGCTTTCAATTTTCCTTGAAGGCCAAACCATAATGTTATGGAGAATCTCGGTGGAATATATAAACAAAATATTATGTtttgttaatttaaataaaataataggaCAATAAAATGTAATTCAGTTGATAAGGTTCACGTTTATCATGGAGCAAAATGGGAACCATCGTCcttaaaagaaataataaataaataaaataacagaTCAATTTTATTATACTGATATTGAAGAAAATTTAAGATACAAAAGGATTTTTAACTAAAatctaaacacacacacacataacatTGAAGAAAATTTTAGATAACACTTTAATTATCGGATGACGTCATAAATACACACACGATGTACGTGTGCAAAAGCATTAACCACTGTATCgcttgaccaacacacgcatacatcttttatttcttaattaatgtGTCTTTTACCAAATACAAGAAAAACAAACTCACGTTGAATGCGATAAttaagcgtcttaccaacagaccaCATTTCATCATCGCGTACATAAACATATCTATAACACAATGGAAGTCTCGATTTGAATTCCCTCACATTTGAGCAATCTCAACAACATCACTCTCGCCGAGCTTAGAATCGTAGGTGGCGTAGATGGTGTATTCCAACACATCGTAATTGGGGACGGCCGGATCCATGGGGTAGAAGGTCTGGATTGCGTATCCACGAGTAAATCGGAAAATGCCGGTGCCGCCGACCACCGGAAACTCCCGTTGGTCGTCCAAGATCTGGTTCCGGCCGAGGATGCTGAGCGTGCTGCCGGCTAACTTCCCCACCGTGAAGTAGAAGTTGAGGTTCAAGTGGATGCCGTACGTCGAGAGGTCGGCGTTGGTGGTGAGCCCTTGGACGCGGCCGAGCGGCCGGGAGTTGATGTCCGGCTCCTCCGTGATCAGGTCGTCGAGGACATGGATGCTGCCGAAGCTGTACGGAGACGTATTGGTTATGGAGGATGTCGCCACCTCGAACACGGTGGCGTTGGGGTGTCCCACCTGAAGATCTTGGACGTATAAATGGATCTTCACGATCTTTTCTTTCCCTAGGAAGATGTCGCGGAGGAAGCTCTCTTCCTCCGCGACGGGGCCTTGCTTTCTCGCGTACACATCTTGCGTGAATACGAGAAGGCATGAGATTGTTAGAATAGAACCAATAGATGCTAGCTTAGccatgttttctttttcttttttgtaatttGATTTTAGAGAAGGTGTGATTTGTTTTGAATCTAGGGATGGGTTTATATAGAGACTAGAGAGTTATCCAACAAATATTAATTGACTATCAAATAATGGAACATGTGGGGTAACTAAATTAAAAGAAGAGCTAGGCAAAATGGAAAATGTTTATTAATTTTGAGATAGCAAAAACAAATAATGtccatatatataaaaatatgtaaaaagtGTTAATTCTTACGTCCAAGATCTGGTTCCGGCCGAGGATGCTAAGCGTGCTGCCGGCCAACTTCCCCACCGTGAAGTAGAAGTTGAGGTTCAAGTGGACGCCGTACGTCGATAGGTCGGCGTTGGTGGTGAGCCCTTGGACGCGGCCGAGTGGCCGGGAGTTGATGTCTGGCTCCTCCGTGATCAGGTCGTCGAGAACGTGGATGCTGCCGAAGCCGTACGCAGACGCATCGGTGATCGAGGATTTCGCCACCTCGAACACAGTGGCGTGAGGGTTTCCAACCCGAAGATCTTGGACGTATAATTGGAGCTTCGCGACATTTTCTTTCCCACTGAAGATGTTGCGCTTCCTCCGCAACGTAGCCTTGCTTTCTCGCGTACACATTCAGTGTGAACGCGTGCAAGCTGCATGATTGTTAGAATAAGACCAATAAGTGCTAGCTTTgtcatgtttttcttttctttctttttttgtaaTTTGATTTTAGAGAAGGTGTGAGTGTGATTGGTTTTGAATCTGGGAATGGGTTTATATATTGGATATATCCAACAAATGTTAACTATCAAATAATATGGAACATGTGGgatcaggggcggatccaggattcaaTGTTAGGGGGCTGAATCTATTGGACTACGGTGCTTGAAAATatttacacgggggttcgggggcgggagtccccgaagcaaatttttttgagcattccgtacacttcattttcatgcatttttcaacaatcacttaatataataagataattgtttgcaattcaattaattcaacatcaagtagattgaaagcatataaaaacgtacttttattcatttttcttaaaaaaaaattgtttcatcttctaaacaaataaactaattttcattgttagtaattagtaattttacttttacctttagaattgactcaaatttaacattaaaaattaactaagaaagaaaaaatgataaaaataatatggatagttggatactataaataactcaatgtgttgagcaattaatatggatagttggatactataaataatgtattactatattttttcttgtatttttctatttatatacacatatatagatataaaacaaaataataagaatatatatatattttaaaaaaaaaacttaaaaattgggagggggcttgctgaagccccccctagccccccctggatccgccactgcgtGGGATCACCGAAAAAGATAGGGTTTGGATAACTGAATCGatctagattttttttatataaattaaataagtaaataaaatatttaaagacCGCATCATGATGGACTAGAACCCAGGTACTCAGGTATTGTGCATTAAATCAAACTAGCCATCCTATGCCATAAAAGTTTCGGAAGGAATCTAGTCGCCCATAAACTATccccaaagttggtgtatttaagaGCCAATAAccctttttattataacaaaatGGATATATATGTTCATGGATTGACTCAAACCAATATctcattaaattcaaattgaagtgGTCGCATCGCATGTGATAGTATGAATCAGTTAGATATTTCGAACTGCAATGTAGGTCCGGGTAAAAAAGAAACATTTGCTTTAATCATAGCTTCTTTTTTTCCTATTATTTactcatttattattataattttgtgAGGTCGGCAGCTTTGTATTTTAGTTAACGAGTTCAGATCCTCTGCACTACATTTTTTCTGGTATCCCACTATATTATTTTCCATATTTTAAGTAATATTTACTGTcaataaaaaattgtttttaCATATATgaatcataaataaataattaaaataaattgcaacgtactaattaaaattaaaaaaaaacaacaatactttttaaaaataattgtgAAATACAAAGTGAGACACCAAAGTTATCAGACACATTTAACAATTGATGCAAAATCACAGTACCTTCTCCAGAATCAATTCCCATTTCaattaaattagaaataaaaacaTGGCCTCAATTGGTCTTATTCTAACAAGCTCGTATCTTCTCGTGTCCATGCTAGATGTGTATGCAAGAAAATGAGGCCCCTCGATGgtactactccatccgtcccaccgtatttgagactctttctatttaaggcatcccactgtaagtgagactcttttcttttttggtaaaaattttaccctttaaacatattttcactttttcacctacaaacaaaatacaattttcttaatttccgtgttaaaaaaaaaggtctcgcatacagtgggacggatgaagtattttatTAGGGaacatttattttgaaaaattaattttgatagataaaaataagattaatcccttgtttattttgatggattgaaattttgaaatattcaaAAACCCTTGAtcaattttatcatttaaactattttttcttaattcttatCACATGATGAAATTTAAGAAATCCTACTAtccatataaaaataattaatgtaaTAGGAAGAATAGATATTTGGTACAATAATTGAGTTAAAGTGAGCAGCTTTTTGGAAGTGTAGTGGCCGGTGTATGTTGATGGTGTTAATAAAAGGGGACAGACTACATGTGGTTAGAAttgtcacattttttttttgttaaatgcatgtaatatcatgaacttaaattaaaatttgaatttagcacgatttttaaaagtttcaataaGTATTATCATCAACTTTGCCCCGTGTCCAATTTTAACATCGATTTATTTTCCGGCAGAACcacgtggcaatgacgtgtctTCCAAAATGACACGTCATAATTTGTAACTTAAAAATGTCCAATTTAAATGTGTAAGTTTACTTCGTGTTCAATTTAAATATGTAACTTTACTCCAtgttcaattttagcaccgaatagagagagagagagagacgagcaTGGTCGGAGAAGGTGGGTTTTTATGGGAAGGGAAGAAaatcgaagaagaagaagaagatttatTGCTATACAAATCGAACTTGATTTATTTCTATACAAATCAAACTTGAGTGTTTGCTATCGGTGGGAGTCCTGCTGTCCAGCCAAGAGCAGGGGAGGTGGCGGTGGTTCAGAGCTGTTGCTCGTCCGGCGAGAGAGAGCGTCGGTGAGGGCAGCGGCATGTGGCTGGATGGCCGCGATTTAGGTGTTTGAAGTTGGGCATCTAAGGTTTAAGGGAAAATGGCAGTGTTACAGTCGCCGGAATCGATTGACTGCGACCCCTTTGCCGTTCGAAATTGGAGCTAAAGAGGGAAGGCCGAAGGGAGGTTGAAGGGCAGAGGCACGAATTGATCTGTGTCGTCGCCGGAGGTCGCGAAGGGGGAGTCGGCGACGCGAGCTGTGCGTCGTGCTTGGAGGAGGAGAGGAGCTCGCCAACGGGAAGAGGAAGGGGTGATGGAGGAGAGGAGCAAAATCCGGCGAGCAAAACGCAGCGTTTTGCTCACCGGAAGGAAACTTGTGCCGGCAAGCCACGTCATTGACACGTAGGATTCAATTTGGGGGAAAAAAACGACGTTAAAATTGAACACAGGGTAAAGTTGGTCATATTAATTGGAACTTTTAAAAGTCGTGTTAAATTTAAATTCGacttaagttcatgatattacatgcatttaacccatTTTTTTTCGTTCCTATTTTGATCGTGGTCTTTTGCCTACGGATGAGATCCTCTATTCTACGTGCACAAAATTCAATGtttcacaatttttttagaataaattgcctgtaaattcataaggttttttatttttcgcGACTTTTTCACGACCTTTCAATTTGATGTAGGAATATATAAacggaattttttttcttaatgttcccaactTAGAAAATCCTAGCTCCAATTTGAAGCTATACGAATACGACGTTGTTTTCCAactacaatttaaaaaaaataaaaatctaggTTGTGCGAGAGCGCGGAGAAGGCAGGGTCAGGGGATTTCCGCTGCCGTCAACCACCACCATTATCATCCCCTTCAACCACTACCACGATGATGACCAAGTCCACGCCGGAGAGAGTGAAGTCGTGCCCAAACACCCTGAACCACCACCCACCCCAAAATCGAAGGGGCACACCGCCGTCGCGCCACAGATCTAAGGTCAAGGTCGAGCATTTGTTGTCATCTAATCTGAATCGTGCAGGCGGCGAGGAGGTTAATCCTCCTGCGATTTGACGTTACACCGGCACAGGCTTGGAAGCCGGAGCAACCAGTGAACTCTGAGACGTCGCCGCGGCAACCTCAGGAACGCCTTCGAGCCGCGGTGACCAGCGACGAATTTCACGAGCCGCAGTGGGAATGCTGATCTGGGTGGCAGATGGGTTTGGGGGGTGGTGCGGGTTCAGGGTGTTTGGGGGtgttgggaaaagtggtgaataaatattcacgagtgtccaaataaatgacacttgcacagcggaaccaggataattcttttccctcttgctggattacaaaatgggatccaaaccaaaaaaaatatttggtgcaaaatataagaaaatatgagacaagaatttttacgtggaaaacccaaattgggaaaaaccacgagaccgtagtctagaaatcttccactatgtatatagtaggtttacaaaattctccctacacaaaataggggaaacacaaatctcaagtttaataacttggaaaacacaagaggactgagctactattttaagagagatgaaaaatcctatgatttttcctcacacttttcttctctcaaaaagCACTCACCACACTCTCTCTTGTTTTGCCTCACACTTCTCGCACTTCTGCACACCTTTCCTTCTGCAGAATgagctcaatttataggcaaaattGAGCTGCCGATTGTTGAAAAAATGAGCAGCAGCAATTGTTGAAGCTGCAATTATTGAACTTCAATTAATCTGCACAACTAATAGTCAAAAAGTTGTGGCTCAAATGTCAAAAGGTTTGGGGCCCACATCAAAGTGGAAGACaaactcaacaattctccccCTCCACTTGATGTGGGGATTCAACTAGACCTGCTTCACGTTTGCAGATCTCAAACTTATCTCGGGGTAAGGACTTGGTAAACATATCTGCACCATTCTCATCGGTGTGGATCTTCTCGAGCTGCATTAGTTTTCTTTCAAGTACATCTCGAATCCAGTGATATCTCACATCAATATGTTTCGTTCTCAAGTGAAAACTCGAATTCTTACTCAAGTGAATTGCACTTTGACTGTcgcagtaaagcacatacttcTCTTGCTTCAAGCCCAACTCTTGTAGAAACTTCTTCAACCACAACACCTCTTTGCAAGCTTCCGTCACAGCAATGTACTCAGCTTCCGTTGTGGATAATGCCacgcatttttgaagtttcgatTGCCACGAGATAGCTCCCCCTGCAAGTCTCATCAGGTATCCAGATGTGGATTTCCTGGAATCTATGTCACCAGCCATGTCTGCATCCACATATCCTTCAAGTAGAATATGGTTATCACCAAACTTCAGACAAAGTTTAGAAGTACCTCTCAGGTACCGAAATATCCATTTCACTGCTGTCCAATGCTCTTTTCCTGGGTTTGAGAGAAATCGACTAACCACACCAACTGCGTGAGCGACGTCAGGTCTAGTGCATATCATAGCATACATTAGACTCCCCACCGCAGAAGCATATGGAATCTTTTGCAGTTCTTCCTTTTCTGTCTCACTTGTCGGGCATTGTGCTGAACTTAGCTTCATATGACCCGCAAGTGGAGTGGCGACTGGCTTCGACTTGCTCATTCTAAATCTTTCAAGAACTTTCTCAATATATTGTTCTTGAGATAACCAGAGCTTCTTGCTCTTCCTGTCCCTGAAGATCTTCATTCCAAGGATCTGCTTAGCCGCGCCTAAGTCTTTCATCGCAAAAGACTTGCTTAGCTCTTTCTTCAGCTTATCAATCTTGCTGGCATCATGGCCTACAATTAACATATCGTCAACGTAGACTGACAATATGATAAAATCACCTCCTGTGAACTTCTTGAAGAAAACACAGTGATCAGAGGTGGTCTTGTTGTAGCCATGGGTTGACATGAAGGACTCAAACTTCATGTACCATAGTCTGGGAGCTTGTTTCAGGCCGTACAAGCTCTTCTTCAACCTGCATACAaggttctcttttcctttgactTTGAAACCTTCAGGTTGGTCCATGTAGATTTCTTTGTCTAAATCTCCATGTAGAAATGCAGTCTTCACATCAAGTTGCTCGATCTCCAGGTCCAAACTGGCAGCAATCGCGAGCACCACTCTGATTGAAGACATCTTCACCACTGGTGAGAAAATCTCTTCAAAATCAACACCCTTTTTCTGACTGAAACCCTTCACAACCAGTCTCGCCTTGTACCTTGGTTGTGAGCTATTCTCCTCAGCCTTTAATCTGTAGACCCACTTGTTTTTCAGCGATCTCTTGCCGGCTGGCAACTTCACTAAGTCATAGGTGTGATTTTCAACTAAGGAgttcatctcctccttcatggctTCTAACCACTTCTCCTTTTGGTCATGCGCCATGGCTTCTACAAAACTCTGTGGCTCTCCTCCATCAGTGAGCATTACATACTCATGTGGGCTATATCTGGTAGAAGGTTGTCTTTCTCTGGTAGACCTTCTGACTGGAGGGACATCATCTTGTATAGGTGGAGTCTGATCGTCACCTGCTTCGTCATCAACCGGATCACCATGCTCCGATTGGGTATCTCCCCCGTAATTCTGGAATGTCGGTGAAGGAACTGGATCTAAGTTGACAGGAACTTCTGAATTAGATTCAGGCTTTTCCTTCGCATCATCAGGAACTTGATCTTCAAGGAATACAACATCCCTGCTTCTGATGACTTTCCTGTTAACTGGGTCCCATAATCTATAACCAAACTCTTCATGAGCGTATCCCAAGAAGATACATGGTTTGGTTTTATCATCAAGCTTGGATCTCTCATCTTTTGGAATGTGAACAAAAGCCCTGCAGCCAAACACTCTCAAGTGTTTGTAAGACACGTCTTTCCCTGACCAAACTCTATCTGGAATGTCACCACCCAGAGGAGTTGATGGAGAAAGGTTGATCAAGTCAACTGCGGTCCTCATAGCTTCACCCCAAAAGGATTTTGGCAGTTTGGAGTGCGACAGCATGCATTTGATTCTCTCACAAATTGTTCTGTTCATCCTTTCTGCCACGCCATTATGTTGAGGGGTCTTTGGGACGCTTTTCTCAAGCTTGATACCAT
This window encodes:
- the LOC131005640 gene encoding dirigent protein 11-like, whose translation is MAKLASIGSILTISCLLVFTQDVYARKQGPVAEEESFLRDIFLGKEKIVKIHLYVQDLQVGHPNATVFEVATSSITNTSPYSFGSIHVLDDLITEEPDINSRPLGRVQGLTTNADLSTYGIHLNLNFYFTVGKLAGSTLSILGRNQILDDQREFPVVGGTGIFRFTRGYAIQTFYPMDPAVPNYDVLEYTIYATYDSKLGESDVVEIAQM
- the LOC131012438 gene encoding dirigent protein 11-like, translating into MCTRESKATLRRKRNIFSGKENVAKLQLYVQDLRVGNPHATVFEVAKSSITDASAYGFGSIHVLDDLITEEPDINSRPLGRVQGLTTNADLSTYGVHLNLNFYFTVGKLAGSTLSILGRNQILDLFF